The Pyrus communis chromosome 9, drPyrComm1.1, whole genome shotgun sequence genome has a segment encoding these proteins:
- the LOC137746015 gene encoding nicotinate N-methyltransferase 1, translated as MDGNNQVSHVTAGPSSSSNEARLAILELANMISVPMSLNAVVRLNVPDAIWQGGCNTPLSASDIVARVLPNGGGDAENLQRILRMLTSYGVFEEHLSNLDDGSDDRKFSLTPIGQTLVTDQNGLSYGPYVLQHHQDVLMGAWPMVHEAVVDSTVEPFVKANGEPAYEYYGKKPEMNGLMQKAMSGVSVPFMKAILDGYDGFEGVERLVDVGGSAGDCLRMILQKHPNVREGINFDLPEVVAKAPAIAGVSHVGGDMFKSIPRGDAIFFKWILSTWTDSECKVILENCYKALPEGGKLIACEPVLPKKSDESHRTRALLENDIFVMTIYRAKGKNRSEDELRQLGLSAGFSHFKPFYIDYFYTVIEFQK; from the exons ATGGACGGGAATAATCAAGTGAGTCACGTGACCGCAGGGccaagcagcagcagcaacgaAGCAAGACTGGCTATCCTGGAGCTGGCCAACATGATCAGCGTCCCCATGTCTCTAAACGCCGTTGTTCGACTTAACGTCCCCGACGCCATCTGGCAGGGCGGTTGCAACACTCCCCTCTCCGCCTCTGACATAGTCGCACGCGTCCTCCCTAATGGCGGGGGCGACGCCGAGAACCTCCAGCGCATCCTCCGCATGCTCACCAGCTACGGTGTGTTTGAGGAGCATCTGAGCAACCTGGACGACGGCTCCGACGACAGAAAGTTCTCCCTTACTCCAATCGGTCAAACCCTCGTCACAGACCAAAACGGCTTGTCGTACGGCCCTTATGTCCTCCAACACCACCAG GATGTGCTTATGGGAGCGTGGCCGATGGTTCACGAGGCGGTGGTGGACTCCACGGTAGAGCCATTTGTGAAGGCGAACGGTGAGCCGGCTTACGAGTACTACGGGAAAAAGCCGGAGATGAACGGCCTAATGCAAAAGGCGATGTCGGGTGTGTCAGTGCCGTTCATGAAGGCGATTTTGGACGGCTACGACGGATTTGAAGGGGTGGAGAGGTTGGTGGATGTGGGAGGGAGTGCAGGGGATTGCCTGCGGATGATCCTACAGAAGCATCCTAATGTGAGGGAAGGAATTAACTTCGACTTGCCTGAGGTGGTTGCCAAGGCACCAGCAATAGCTG GAGTGAGTCATGTTGGCGGTGACATGTTCAAGTCAATTCCTAGGGGTGACgctattttttttaag TGGATTTTATCAACGTGGACGGATAGCGAATGCAAGGTGATACTGGAGAATTGTTACAAAGCACTTCCGGAAGGAGGGAAGCTTATAGCCTGTGAGCCGGTATTGCCGAAGAAATCAGACGAGAGTCATAGGACCCGTGCGCTCCTAGAAAACGACATATTCGTGATGACCATCTACAGGGCCAAGGGCAAGAATAGGAGCGAAGATGAACTCCGGCAGCTCGGTCTCTCCGCTGGTTTCTCCCATTTCAAACCATTCTACATCGATTATTTCTACACCGTCATAGAATTCCAAAAGTGA
- the LOC137744394 gene encoding uncharacterized protein: MENAIVKGWLINSMEPNLIRYCLRLLTTKEVWDAIAHTYYDGSDISQVYDLTCKASRMRQDGRPGETYYNDLQSLWQEIDYHRPNLMKCGLDEMFDKIRSDILRIEPLSSVEQTFAYVHREGMRQAVMNTGGQLLSGATMVARPATRALQKQRERDEQAKLGQANLATFMSQLSLISQNDPPPVSSSSNMSPESSGNCGYVFNMNSDATPSGWIIDSGATDHMTYDPIDLASDTIPLRRNITNANGVTLPDILTKEIIGHGTKRGNLYFVDDVSTGRVTLTQGAVDHKRRSIWHNYGKPPNRYSPDTTKSSKYPIANYVSSQKLSEPGKAFVQQISNDSTPSSLKNALSDDRWTKAMEEEMAALQKNQTDGTKPCPSPFLLDRSMNPTFEVWNENDQNLPIWFNSTISKEIVDYLQQIKEISDSLTAVGAAISDRDLIAAMSAHYTSKLSPSWLIDSSTISHITNDISNIESHVHYHGEEKVYIEDVYSVFVEFKCYAENILGNKIKVVQSNSESEFTSNIFKSFLKSHGIMKEFSCPHTPKENGSVERKHRHLVETAITLLLASQVSYLYWVEAFSTAVYLINRLPIGGLLESSWELL; encoded by the exons ATGGAGAACGCTATTGTGAAGGGTTGGCTCATCAACTCTATGGAACCCAATTTGATTAGGTACTGTCTTCGACTATTGACAACAAAGGAAGTGTGGGACGCGATTGCTCACACGTATTATGACGGCTCCGATATATCTCAAGTCTATGATCTTACTTGTAAGGCTTCTCGCATGAGGCAAGATGGACGACCGGGGGAGACATACTATAATGATCTTCAATCTTTGTGGCAGGAGATTGATTATCATCGACCTAATCTGATGAAATGCG GATTGGATGAGATGTTTGATAAAATTCGTAGTGATATTCTACGAATTGAGCCCCTTTCTTCCGTCGAACAAACTTTTGCCTATGTTCACCGGGAGGGAATGCGACAAGCTGTGATGAATACCGGAGGACAGCTGCTAAGTGGGGCAACCATGGTGGCTCGGCCTGCCACACGGGCT CTTCAGAAACAACGAGAACGAGACGAGCAAGCCAAGCTTGGGCAAGCCAATCTCGCCACCTTCATGTCCCAATTATCTTTGATATCTCAAAATGATCCTCCTCCGGTTTCGAGTTCTTCCAACATGTCTCCAGAATCCTCAGGTAACTGTGGTTATGTTTTCAATATGAATAGTGATGCTACTCCATCTGGATGGATCATCGACTCCGGTGCCACAGACCATATGACTTATGATCCCATTGATTTAGCTAGTGATACTATTCCACTCCGACGTAATATTACTAATGCTAATGGAGTCACCTTACCG GATATTCTCACGAAGGAGATAATTGGTCATGGTACTAAGAGGGGGAATCTTTATTTTGTGGATGATGTTAGTACAGGACGGGTCACTCTCACCCAAGGAGCTGTTGATCACAAGAGGCGTTCGATATG GCACAACTATGGAAAGCCACCCAATCGATATTCACCGGACACAACGAAAAGCTCTAAATACCCCATTGCCAACTATGTGTCATCACAGAAGTTATCAGAACCCGGCAAAGCTTTTGTACAACAAATATCCAATGATAGCACACCAAGTTCATTGAAGAATGCACTATCTGACGATCGATGGACCAAggcaatggaggaagaaatggCGGCACTCCAGAAAAATCAAAC TGATGGAACTAAGCCATGCCCGTCGCCATTTTTGCTTGATCGCTCCATGAATCCAACCTTTGAGGTTTGGAATGAGAATGATCAAAACCTTCCGATTTGGTTCAACTCGACTATCTCAAAAGAG ATAGTCGATTATCTTCAACAAATCAAGGAGATTTCTGACTCTCTCACTGCCGTTGGAGCTGCAATTTCTGATCGCGATTTAATTGCTGCTATGTCTGCTCACTACACCTCGAAGCTATCTCCTTCCTGGCTTATCGATTCTAGTACCATATCACATATCACCAATGACATCTCCAACATTGAATCTCATGTTCATTATCATGGTGAAGAAAAAGTGTACATTGAAGATG TGTATTCAGTTTTTGTTGAGTTTAAGTGTTATGCTGAGAACATTCttggtaataaaataaaagttgtcCAATCTAATTCAGAGAGTGAATttacaagcaatattttcaAGAGTTTTCTTAAGTCTCATGGTATTATGAAAGAATTTAGTTGCCCTCATACTCCTAAGGAAAATGGCAGTGTTGAAAGAAAACACAGACATTTAGTTGAGACAGCTATAACTCTTTTACTTGCATCTCAAGTATCATATCTCTATTGGGTAGAAGCATTCTCAACTGCAGTCTATTTGATCAATAGGTTACCTATTGGGGGTTTACTTGAGTCATCTTGGGAACTACTCTGA